The Dethiosulfovibrio peptidovorans DSM 11002 genome has a window encoding:
- a CDS encoding amidohydrolase yields the protein MARSKHIGIDTMTDESRKDILRLLEEIAPKPEKLALDLWKNPELGLEERYAADRYEEILSLEGFQVQRGIGDLDTAISASWGSGSPFIGFLGEYDALPGIAEDGGPGHGCGHNLLGAASLGAAMALKKYMEKLNLSGTVVFYGCPAEENNGGKVYMARDGCFSELDAALTWHPSDVNAVWEAGTLALNACNFVFKGVTSHAAKSPEAGRSALDGAILMDVGVNYLREHMIQEARIHSVITSGGKTPNVVPAEATICYYVRAPRRDQVEPLFERVVNCAKGAALMTDTTFEIDMIDGLYDYLPNPVLNKVASKIMSELGGPKFDAVDREKAAKLQSSLPEKTVKEAFKKYGATADFLGRELSDVYLPGGGPMAKGKTMAGSTDVGDVSHVVPTIQITTCTMPIGTSLHSWQSNESFGSTIGLKGMNFASQVLALTALELLKDESLLKKAKDAFERDTEGEPYESPLIPGARPKIR from the coding sequence ATGGCCCGTTCTAAACACATAGGGATCGATACGATGACAGATGAATCGAGAAAGGATATTCTGCGTCTATTGGAGGAGATCGCACCGAAACCGGAAAAGCTGGCCCTGGACCTATGGAAAAATCCCGAGCTGGGCCTTGAGGAGAGATACGCCGCCGACAGATACGAAGAAATTCTTTCCCTTGAGGGATTTCAGGTCCAAAGGGGGATCGGCGACCTGGACACAGCCATCTCGGCTAGCTGGGGCTCCGGCTCCCCCTTTATAGGATTTCTGGGAGAATACGACGCTCTGCCTGGAATAGCCGAAGACGGTGGCCCGGGGCACGGATGTGGACACAACCTCCTCGGAGCCGCATCTCTAGGGGCTGCCATGGCCCTGAAGAAATACATGGAAAAACTGAATCTGTCCGGAACGGTGGTCTTCTATGGATGCCCCGCCGAGGAAAACAACGGCGGAAAGGTCTATATGGCAAGAGACGGCTGCTTCTCCGAGCTGGATGCCGCCCTGACCTGGCACCCCTCTGACGTAAACGCCGTATGGGAGGCGGGAACTCTCGCCCTGAACGCCTGTAACTTCGTCTTCAAAGGTGTCACCTCCCATGCGGCCAAGTCTCCGGAGGCGGGCAGAAGTGCCCTGGACGGAGCCATACTGATGGACGTAGGGGTCAACTACCTGAGGGAACACATGATCCAGGAGGCACGGATCCACAGCGTTATAACCTCTGGCGGCAAGACTCCCAACGTGGTCCCAGCCGAGGCAACTATATGCTACTACGTCAGGGCTCCCAGGCGAGACCAGGTGGAGCCTCTTTTCGAAAGGGTGGTCAACTGCGCCAAGGGAGCAGCTCTTATGACCGATACGACCTTCGAGATCGATATGATCGACGGACTTTACGACTACCTGCCCAACCCAGTGTTGAACAAGGTCGCGTCAAAGATAATGTCGGAACTTGGAGGACCGAAATTCGACGCGGTCGATCGAGAGAAGGCGGCTAAGTTGCAATCCAGCCTTCCGGAAAAAACGGTCAAAGAGGCTTTCAAAAAATACGGGGCCACCGCAGATTTTCTGGGCCGGGAGCTTAGCGATGTCTATCTTCCAGGAGGAGGCCCCATGGCAAAGGGAAAAACCATGGCGGGATCGACCGACGTGGGAGACGTATCTCACGTCGTACCAACCATTCAGATAACGACCTGTACCATGCCGATAGGGACCTCTCTACACTCCTGGCAGAGCAACGAATCCTTCGGTAGCACCATCGGATTGAAGGGTATGAACTTCGCCTCTCAAGTGCTTGCCCTGACCGCCTTGGAGCTTTTAAAGGACGAGTCTCTGTTGAAAAAGGCAAAAGACGCCTTCGAAAGGGATACCGAGGGAGAGCCTTACGAGAGCCCGTTGATTCCCGGAGCTAGACCGAAGATAAGATAA
- a CDS encoding phage holin family protein gives MHDYVEALRKLAGIIFPAALMAMVGSFVRYVRLHRSEPFSWGEFIGGMITAGFAGVVVQCFCSGIGLNAWLTSAVVAMAGYSAGQILDFGQELLLKWLERETKR, from the coding sequence ATGCACGACTACGTTGAAGCCCTCAGAAAACTGGCGGGGATCATATTCCCCGCCGCACTCATGGCTATGGTGGGATCCTTCGTTCGATACGTGAGGCTCCACAGATCCGAGCCGTTCTCATGGGGCGAGTTTATAGGCGGAATGATAACGGCGGGATTCGCCGGGGTGGTCGTCCAGTGTTTCTGCTCTGGAATAGGACTCAATGCCTGGCTGACTTCCGCCGTCGTGGCCATGGCCGGATACAGTGCCGGACAGATTCTAGACTTCGGTCAGGAGCTTCTGCTAAAATGGCTGGAAAGGGAAACAAAGCGATAG
- a CDS encoding lysylphosphatidylglycerol synthase transmembrane domain-containing protein codes for MSENEGSDGTVASNRKDFSANVIEQIGKLRLVLFALLFVSLSVLAPVFISKGLGGDFHVGYGFLSLRTVVCLLGLLVVYFCCDGLRLFYVLRSMGYRIPLVGLAKLVFVNIFFSNITPMATGGGFAQIWYLRRFGVPLGTATAATTLRTFLATVCIFGVSPFLLLFLHPFSTSLGGGILSLGFAFLGIVYLFLFCLALLKRNWMIFVLHRGLNLLCRTKVIDRARAVSWRSKAVKEIVRFSRDIRRCSRGGADILLSVVCTAVFLMALFSFPFFLLRGTGYPVPYLLSVGLLILTTFIMYFSPTPGGAGFAEGLFGLFFLSSIPSSELVSVIVIWRFLTIYLGMGIGFLFTLTDLFGRRRCGA; via the coding sequence GTGTCCGAAAATGAAGGGAGCGATGGTACGGTGGCCTCGAATCGTAAGGATTTTTCCGCCAATGTGATAGAGCAAATAGGGAAGCTTCGTCTTGTTTTATTCGCCTTGCTTTTCGTCTCTTTGAGCGTCCTTGCTCCGGTGTTTATCTCCAAAGGGCTGGGAGGCGATTTTCACGTGGGCTATGGATTTTTGTCTCTTCGTACCGTGGTCTGTTTGCTAGGGCTTTTGGTTGTCTATTTCTGTTGCGACGGACTGAGGCTCTTCTATGTTCTCCGGTCGATGGGATATAGGATCCCTTTAGTGGGATTGGCCAAACTGGTATTTGTAAACATATTTTTCTCGAATATAACCCCTATGGCAACCGGTGGAGGCTTTGCCCAGATATGGTATCTCCGGAGGTTCGGTGTCCCTCTCGGAACTGCGACGGCGGCTACTACCTTGAGGACCTTCCTAGCCACTGTCTGTATATTCGGGGTCTCTCCTTTTTTGTTACTCTTTTTACATCCCTTTTCGACCTCTTTGGGAGGGGGGATTCTGTCCTTGGGCTTCGCATTTTTAGGGATCGTCTATCTGTTTCTGTTCTGTCTGGCCCTGCTTAAGAGGAACTGGATGATCTTTGTCCTCCATAGGGGGCTTAACCTGCTTTGCCGAACCAAGGTGATCGACAGAGCCAGGGCAGTTTCCTGGAGATCCAAAGCGGTAAAGGAGATCGTGCGTTTTTCTAGGGATATCAGACGCTGTAGCAGAGGAGGTGCCGATATCCTTCTGTCCGTGGTATGTACGGCCGTTTTTCTGATGGCCCTCTTCTCCTTTCCCTTTTTTCTTCTTCGGGGGACCGGTTATCCCGTGCCCTATCTTCTTTCCGTAGGGCTCTTGATCTTGACGACTTTTATAATGTACTTCTCGCCTACCCCCGGTGGAGCTGGTTTTGCCGAGGGACTATTCGGCCTTTTTTTTCTGTCGTCGATCCCTTCCTCCGAGTTGGTCTCGGTGATAGTTATCTGGCGTTTTCTGACCATATATCTGGGAATGGGAATAGGCTTTCTCTTTACGTTGACCGATTTATTCGGTCGGAGACGTTGCGGTGCGTAG
- a CDS encoding glycosyltransferase: MRRSRELKILFYVNLMVVIFLVGYKLYLNFVEEDYGAVHAVQMERIERRLKGRSSFSFTVVGNVKNSIGIFEKKIVPLLNSSKTDFVVSAGNAVSGGGEDKYRALHSTMEKLDIPYMLTFGEDEESAFGGGRFYEHYGPYLFTFVAGGSRFVFLDGTGKTSWDWQFRWFEDLMAGSSEEHVFVFVGRPPIPVNTVGLVGVSSKSFLDQDVGQKLVSMFSRFGVDVVFSANLPFFDETFCDGVKYIITGGSGGLLLNDDLSFYHYVQVRVDEDGISIEPVRLDIGQHPFFRTLESLWFFVHSLFYVGYVNFLLMVCMCAAVAIWLYSVVFVEKNYYPDFDSPSDPMLNRPIGVAMFTNTFFPFIGGVPVSVDRLRRALSSLGHRVIVVAPGDGKGEEGVLGVPPILRGFRVFGVAVSNIFLPRIYRSVSGFKPDIIHVHHPYWLGSVGLFIAGRIGVPVVYTYHTRLDRFDHAVPIPGALFRNFLSHAMVRHFCNKCDGVVVPTESAEYYLRMIGVRRPLFVLPTGIDRELFSRVCRVQVEELRDKLGLGEEKILITVSRLSKEKNILFMLEALASLRDNCDVSFKFLIVGDGPDREEVEAAISDLRLGDTVILVGAVSPESIPVYYGLGDLFVFASCSETQGMVVLEALTMGLPVVAVRSSGVDDFIRDGINGYKTLLDRASWSDRIRTLIEDPDLSKRISENAEAFSRKYGMEEFGRSMEKVYARLLNKRTAKD; the protein is encoded by the coding sequence GTGCGTAGGTCCAGAGAACTTAAGATCCTCTTCTACGTCAACTTAATGGTCGTGATCTTCTTGGTTGGGTATAAGTTGTACCTCAATTTTGTGGAGGAGGATTACGGAGCGGTTCATGCCGTTCAGATGGAAAGAATAGAGAGGCGTTTAAAGGGGAGGTCCAGTTTCTCCTTTACCGTCGTTGGGAACGTAAAGAACTCGATCGGGATTTTCGAGAAAAAAATCGTTCCCCTCCTGAACTCGAGCAAGACGGATTTCGTGGTCTCCGCCGGAAACGCGGTTAGCGGTGGAGGGGAGGACAAGTACAGGGCTCTTCACAGTACCATGGAGAAGCTGGACATACCCTATATGCTCACCTTTGGGGAGGACGAGGAGAGTGCTTTCGGAGGTGGTCGGTTTTACGAACACTACGGTCCGTACCTGTTCACCTTCGTGGCAGGAGGCAGCAGGTTCGTTTTTCTGGATGGGACCGGGAAGACCTCGTGGGATTGGCAGTTTAGATGGTTTGAGGATCTGATGGCCGGATCCTCGGAGGAGCATGTCTTCGTTTTCGTGGGACGACCTCCTATTCCGGTAAATACAGTAGGGCTTGTAGGGGTTTCGAGCAAATCCTTTTTGGATCAGGACGTGGGGCAAAAACTGGTCTCGATGTTCTCCCGTTTCGGTGTCGATGTCGTTTTTTCGGCCAATCTGCCCTTTTTCGACGAGACCTTCTGCGACGGGGTCAAGTACATAATAACCGGAGGCTCGGGCGGTTTGCTCTTGAACGATGATCTTAGCTTCTACCATTATGTGCAGGTGAGGGTGGATGAGGACGGTATCTCGATAGAGCCGGTAAGGCTGGATATCGGACAACATCCGTTCTTTCGGACTTTGGAGAGTCTTTGGTTTTTCGTCCATTCGCTTTTCTACGTCGGGTACGTTAACTTTCTTTTGATGGTATGTATGTGTGCCGCTGTGGCGATATGGCTTTATTCGGTGGTATTCGTCGAGAAAAATTACTACCCCGATTTCGATAGTCCCTCCGATCCGATGTTGAATAGACCTATAGGGGTTGCCATGTTCACCAATACCTTCTTCCCTTTCATCGGCGGAGTTCCCGTGTCGGTGGACAGGCTGAGACGGGCTTTGAGCTCTCTGGGACACAGGGTGATCGTAGTGGCTCCCGGAGACGGAAAGGGCGAGGAAGGGGTTCTGGGTGTTCCTCCTATCCTCAGGGGTTTCAGGGTTTTCGGGGTGGCGGTCTCCAACATTTTTCTTCCCCGTATATACCGCTCAGTATCGGGTTTCAAGCCCGATATAATCCACGTTCATCATCCCTATTGGCTAGGCTCCGTCGGGTTGTTTATAGCCGGACGGATAGGTGTGCCGGTTGTCTATACCTACCACACCAGACTGGATCGTTTCGATCACGCTGTTCCCATCCCGGGGGCGTTGTTTCGTAATTTTCTCTCTCACGCCATGGTGCGGCATTTTTGCAATAAATGCGATGGAGTGGTGGTACCTACCGAATCTGCGGAGTATTACCTTCGTATGATAGGGGTTCGGCGGCCTCTTTTTGTGCTCCCCACCGGCATAGACAGGGAGCTTTTTTCCAGGGTGTGTCGAGTTCAGGTGGAAGAACTGAGGGATAAACTGGGTTTGGGAGAGGAAAAAATATTGATAACGGTCTCCAGGTTGAGCAAGGAGAAGAACATCCTTTTTATGCTGGAGGCCCTAGCGTCGCTTCGGGATAATTGCGATGTCTCTTTCAAATTTCTCATAGTGGGGGACGGCCCTGATAGAGAAGAGGTAGAAGCCGCTATCTCCGACCTTCGATTGGGCGATACGGTGATTCTGGTAGGAGCTGTGTCTCCTGAAAGTATTCCGGTTTACTATGGTTTGGGCGATCTGTTTGTCTTCGCTTCCTGTTCGGAGACCCAGGGTATGGTGGTGCTGGAGGCTTTGACCATGGGATTGCCGGTAGTGGCGGTCAGGTCAAGCGGAGTGGACGATTTCATCAGGGATGGAATCAACGGCTATAAAACCCTTCTGGATAGGGCTTCTTGGTCCGATAGAATTCGGACTTTGATAGAGGATCCCGACCTCAGCAAGAGGATATCGGAAAACGCCGAGGCGTTTTCCCGGAAATACGGTATGGAGGAGTTTGGAAGGTCGATGGAGAAGGTATACGCCAGGCTTTTGAATAAAAGAACAGCAAAAGACTAA
- a CDS encoding glycoside hydrolase family 108 protein — protein MTDRFSEVLSVVLGFEGGYVNDPDDRGGRTNYGITEGTLRSAYERKIVSHKDIRSLSKADAALIYWSDYWEPIEADGMPNPLDLVMFDCAVNHGVGGAGRLLQKTLNFVADADLSVDGVIGPNTLKTLKKALDGNSPEALSMSVLAMRTRFYVKIVEGDSSQRKFLWGWVRRRVAGLIDEIK, from the coding sequence GTGACGGACAGGTTCTCTGAAGTCCTCTCCGTGGTGTTGGGATTCGAGGGAGGATATGTGAACGATCCGGACGATAGGGGAGGACGGACCAATTACGGCATAACGGAAGGTACCCTTAGATCCGCCTACGAGAGAAAGATAGTCTCCCATAAGGACATACGATCTTTGTCGAAGGCCGACGCCGCCCTGATCTACTGGTCCGACTACTGGGAGCCCATAGAAGCCGACGGAATGCCGAACCCGCTGGACCTCGTCATGTTCGACTGTGCCGTGAACCACGGCGTGGGGGGAGCTGGACGGCTGCTGCAGAAGACCCTGAACTTCGTGGCTGATGCGGACCTTAGCGTCGACGGGGTCATAGGTCCTAACACCCTAAAAACCTTGAAAAAGGCTCTGGACGGCAATTCGCCCGAGGCCCTATCAATGAGTGTTCTTGCGATGCGGACCAGGTTTTATGTGAAGATCGTCGAGGGGGACTCCAGCCAACGAAAGTTTCTGTGGGGTTGGGTACGTCGAAGGGTGGCCGGGTTGATAGACGAGATAAAGTGA
- a CDS encoding calcium/sodium antiporter, translating to MVLSVFAVVFGLALLIWSADRFVEGAASSAKKSGMSPMLIGMVIMGFGTSAPEMVVSVLSAFQGNPGIALGNAYGSNIANIAVILGVTAVISPIAVSGGVLRKELPVLSVVTLLAAFQLYDGRLSRLDGMVLLLLFAVILTWGVVNGRGHSVKSGNESLSKASDRSNRRDAFDLLVGLIVLVISSKLMVWGAVDLAHRMGVSDLIIGLTVVALGTSLPELASSIMACRRGEHEMALGNVLGSNLFNTLAVVGLAGAICPMDVPPEVLSRDMAVMGALTLSLFVICYGFRGKGRINRFEGAGLLAASMMYSGWLLSSSLGM from the coding sequence ATGGTCCTCTCGGTTTTTGCCGTCGTTTTTGGGCTGGCGCTCCTGATATGGAGCGCCGATCGTTTTGTAGAGGGGGCGGCCTCGTCTGCGAAGAAGTCCGGAATGTCTCCCATGTTGATAGGCATGGTGATAATGGGTTTCGGTACATCCGCTCCCGAGATGGTCGTTTCCGTGTTATCCGCTTTTCAGGGGAATCCTGGAATCGCTTTAGGCAACGCTTACGGCTCCAATATAGCCAACATAGCGGTTATCTTGGGAGTTACCGCGGTGATCTCTCCTATAGCAGTAAGTGGAGGAGTATTGCGGAAAGAGCTTCCGGTCTTATCTGTCGTGACGTTGTTGGCGGCCTTTCAGCTTTACGATGGCAGACTTTCCCGGCTAGACGGAATGGTCCTTCTCCTCTTATTTGCGGTTATCCTGACCTGGGGAGTTGTTAATGGTAGGGGACACAGTGTAAAATCAGGAAACGAGTCGTTATCTAAGGCTTCGGACAGATCTAACCGCAGGGATGCCTTCGATTTGCTTGTCGGTTTGATCGTTTTGGTCATCTCCTCCAAGCTTATGGTCTGGGGAGCTGTCGACCTCGCTCATCGTATGGGCGTCAGCGATCTTATTATCGGTCTTACCGTGGTGGCTCTGGGAACTTCCCTGCCCGAGCTGGCTTCTTCCATCATGGCATGTAGGAGAGGAGAGCACGAAATGGCTTTGGGGAACGTCTTGGGATCGAACCTTTTCAACACCTTGGCGGTGGTCGGTCTTGCCGGGGCGATCTGCCCTATGGATGTACCCCCTGAGGTTCTATCCAGAGACATGGCCGTTATGGGGGCTTTGACCCTTTCTCTTTTCGTAATATGTTACGGATTTAGAGGAAAGGGCAGGATAAACAGGTTCGAAGGGGCTGGCCTTCTCGCTGCATCCATGATGTACTCGGGGTGGCTGTTGTCGTCTTCTCTGGGTATGTGA
- a CDS encoding YfcC family protein: MVTQEKKRSSFPHVFVILLSIMVAAMVATWFVPAGEFSRQLDPKSNRTVIVPDSFHSVEQAPVDPFQMFVAVQKGMTQAGSIVFFIFIVFSSIYVVMSTGAIDAFIAWMVRKTRSNPASANITFGVLMAVFMIWGSTGTLSYEEMIAFVPIFASLALALGYDPIVGLAVSFVSVGIGFASATVNPFTIGVAQTISELPLFSGLAYRLLILAVMGSITIAWTLRYAAKIKNDPSKSVVSDLDFEDLEFDEEKVNLKFTKTHKTVLMLFLITILIAGFGLLKLHWYINQLAGLFLIMGILVGIADRKAPSRIAELFVEGMSKGVLSAMVVGVARGILVVLSEGKIVDSIINGMANLLGQGSAYLSSVGMLLFQTMMNFLVPSGSGQAATTMPIMAPLADLLEVKRQVAVLAFQFGDGFSNLLWPTGFILIGCILAKVPLSRYLRWFLPLYAVLFVVQILFLWGAIAIGYGPF, translated from the coding sequence ATGGTCACACAGGAGAAAAAGCGCTCCTCATTTCCACACGTATTCGTCATACTCCTATCCATAATGGTAGCAGCCATGGTGGCTACCTGGTTCGTTCCAGCCGGAGAGTTCAGCAGACAGTTGGACCCGAAGAGCAATCGGACCGTAATAGTACCGGACAGCTTCCACTCGGTCGAACAGGCACCGGTCGATCCATTCCAGATGTTCGTAGCCGTCCAGAAAGGCATGACCCAGGCGGGATCGATAGTCTTCTTCATATTTATCGTATTTTCTTCCATTTATGTCGTGATGTCGACAGGGGCCATAGACGCCTTCATAGCCTGGATGGTCCGCAAGACCAGGTCCAACCCAGCTTCGGCCAACATCACATTCGGAGTTCTCATGGCCGTATTCATGATATGGGGATCCACCGGAACCCTGTCCTACGAGGAGATGATAGCCTTCGTCCCCATCTTCGCCAGCTTGGCCTTGGCTCTGGGATATGACCCCATAGTGGGATTGGCGGTATCGTTCGTCTCAGTCGGAATAGGATTCGCATCAGCTACGGTAAACCCATTCACCATCGGGGTGGCGCAGACCATTTCGGAACTTCCCCTTTTCTCCGGACTAGCCTACAGGCTGTTGATATTGGCGGTTATGGGAAGCATAACCATAGCATGGACCCTCAGATATGCCGCAAAGATCAAAAACGACCCATCCAAGAGCGTGGTAAGCGACCTGGACTTCGAAGACTTGGAATTCGACGAAGAAAAGGTGAACCTTAAGTTCACAAAAACCCACAAAACCGTCCTAATGCTTTTTTTGATTACCATACTGATCGCAGGGTTCGGACTTCTTAAGCTTCACTGGTATATCAACCAGCTGGCTGGGCTGTTCCTCATCATGGGTATTCTGGTAGGCATAGCGGACAGAAAGGCACCCAGCCGCATCGCCGAGCTTTTCGTTGAAGGGATGAGCAAAGGCGTCCTCTCCGCGATGGTGGTAGGAGTGGCACGGGGAATCTTGGTCGTATTATCGGAAGGTAAGATCGTGGACTCCATAATAAACGGAATGGCGAACCTTCTGGGTCAGGGATCAGCCTATCTGAGCTCCGTCGGAATGCTGCTTTTCCAGACTATGATGAATTTCCTCGTTCCATCCGGATCGGGACAGGCGGCCACTACCATGCCTATAATGGCCCCCTTGGCCGACCTGTTGGAGGTTAAAAGACAGGTAGCGGTGTTGGCCTTTCAGTTCGGCGACGGATTCTCCAACCTGCTTTGGCCGACAGGCTTCATTCTGATCGGTTGCATCCTGGCTAAGGTGCCACTCAGCCGCTATCTCCGTTGGTTCCTTCCCCTCTACGCAGTGCTCTTCGTCGTTCAAATCCTGTTCCTCTGGGGAGCTATAGCCATAGGTTATGGCCCGTTCTAA